Proteins encoded within one genomic window of Microbacterium sp. zg-B185:
- a CDS encoding site-specific DNA-methyltransferase, with protein sequence MLPPRGSTARGDQRLWRVESIAGEVAEVALLDSAESETATVPVDDLVLVAEFRDRIYPGLRPDGAVKRGGGKPFHTVISGENFHVLKQLTFTHAKAVDAIYIDPPYNTGARDWRYNNDYVEGDDLYRHSKWLAFIERRLKIAKRLLNPKDSVLIVTIDEKEYLRLGLLLEQTFPEAEIQMVSTVTNRKGSARAGGFSRVDEYLYYVRLGTAEIVPTSIDVIGLGSGISKERLPDIWNQLMRRGSGSARSDRPALFYPIYVDPVRRTIARIGSPLPLDQHRSTAPSVSGLDTVLPMRSNGADGRWSVGPDALQKLVERGYAKVGTKSRATGLWTINYVIAGDIQKVDMSVTQSRSGPSAWKRRRTRSVTVT encoded by the coding sequence GTGCTTCCGCCTCGCGGGTCGACTGCGCGCGGCGATCAGCGCCTGTGGCGGGTCGAGTCCATAGCCGGCGAGGTTGCCGAGGTAGCGCTCCTCGATTCTGCGGAGTCCGAGACCGCCACCGTGCCAGTCGACGACCTCGTCCTAGTCGCGGAGTTCCGCGACCGGATCTACCCGGGTCTTCGCCCTGACGGCGCTGTCAAGCGCGGCGGAGGCAAGCCGTTCCACACCGTCATCAGCGGCGAGAATTTCCACGTTCTGAAGCAGCTGACATTCACCCACGCGAAGGCCGTCGACGCGATATATATCGACCCGCCATATAACACCGGTGCACGTGATTGGCGCTACAACAACGACTACGTCGAGGGCGACGATCTCTATCGGCACTCAAAATGGCTGGCGTTCATTGAGCGCCGCCTGAAGATCGCGAAGCGGCTCCTGAACCCCAAGGACTCAGTGCTGATCGTCACGATCGACGAGAAGGAGTACCTGCGGCTCGGGCTGCTGCTGGAGCAAACGTTCCCCGAAGCCGAGATTCAGATGGTGAGCACTGTGACGAACCGAAAGGGTTCAGCGCGCGCCGGTGGGTTTTCTCGGGTCGACGAGTATCTGTACTACGTCCGGCTAGGGACAGCCGAGATCGTGCCGACCAGCATCGACGTGATCGGTCTGGGGTCGGGGATAAGTAAAGAGCGACTACCCGACATCTGGAACCAGCTCATGCGACGCGGATCGGGTTCTGCTCGTTCAGATCGACCTGCACTCTTTTATCCGATCTATGTGGACCCCGTGCGCCGCACAATCGCCCGGATCGGTTCACCACTCCCTTTGGATCAGCACAGATCGACGGCCCCGAGCGTGTCGGGACTTGACACAGTGTTGCCCATGCGATCGAACGGAGCCGACGGAAGGTGGTCAGTCGGACCCGACGCTCTCCAGAAGCTCGTCGAGCGGGGGTATGCGAAGGTTGGTACGAAGAGCCGCGCTACCGGACTCTGGACGATCAACTACGTGATCGCTGGCGACATCCAGAAGGTCGATATGTCGGTCACCCAGAGCCGGTCGGGCCCATCTGCGTGGAAACGGCGACGGACCCGGTCGGTGACAGTGACCTGA
- the glnA gene encoding type I glutamate--ammonia ligase: MFSDSSEVLKFIKDEDIKFLDIRFTDLPGVQQHFNIPASTVDEEFFTVGQLFDGSSIRGFASIHESDMQLIPDVSTAYVDQFREAKTLIMIFDIYNPRTGEIYSKDPRQVAKKAEKYLASTGIADTAFFAPEAEFYIFDDVRYEVKQNSSFYSVDSEEGAWNTGREEEGGNLANKTPYKGGYFPVSPVDKQADLRDDISLKLIEAGLILERAHHEVGTGGQAEINYRFDTMVHAADDILKFKYIVKNTAEQWGKTATFMPKPLFGDNGSGMHTHQSLWLDGKPLFYDEAGYGGLSDLARWYIGGLLAHAPAVLAFTNPTMNSYKRLVKGYEAPVNLVYSAGNRSAAIRIPITGSNPKAKRIEFRAPDASSNPYLAFAAQMMAGLDGIKNRIEPHEPVDKDLYELPPEEAKNIPQVPNSLLDSLDALAADHEFLLAGGVFTPELIETWIEYKIENEIKPLSARPHPFEFELYFGV; this comes from the coding sequence ATGTTCAGTGATTCATCCGAGGTGCTGAAGTTCATCAAGGACGAGGACATCAAGTTCCTCGACATCCGTTTCACGGACCTTCCTGGCGTCCAGCAGCACTTCAACATCCCCGCATCCACGGTCGATGAAGAGTTCTTCACCGTGGGTCAGCTGTTCGACGGCTCCTCCATCCGCGGGTTCGCGAGCATTCACGAGTCCGACATGCAGCTCATCCCGGACGTGTCGACGGCGTACGTCGACCAGTTCCGTGAGGCGAAGACCCTGATCATGATCTTCGACATCTACAACCCGCGCACCGGCGAGATCTACTCGAAGGATCCCCGCCAGGTCGCCAAGAAGGCGGAGAAGTACCTCGCCTCGACCGGTATCGCCGACACCGCATTCTTCGCGCCCGAGGCGGAGTTCTACATCTTCGACGACGTGCGCTACGAGGTGAAGCAGAACTCGAGCTTCTACAGCGTCGACTCCGAGGAGGGTGCCTGGAACACCGGACGCGAGGAAGAAGGCGGAAACCTCGCCAACAAGACCCCCTACAAGGGCGGCTACTTCCCGGTCTCCCCCGTCGACAAGCAGGCCGATCTGCGTGACGACATCAGCCTGAAGCTGATCGAGGCGGGACTCATCCTGGAGCGCGCTCACCACGAGGTGGGCACCGGCGGCCAGGCCGAGATCAACTACCGCTTCGACACCATGGTGCACGCGGCGGATGACATCCTGAAGTTCAAGTACATCGTCAAGAACACCGCCGAGCAGTGGGGCAAGACGGCGACGTTCATGCCGAAGCCCTTGTTCGGCGACAACGGTTCGGGAATGCACACCCACCAGTCGCTGTGGCTCGACGGCAAGCCGCTGTTCTACGACGAGGCCGGCTACGGCGGACTGTCGGATCTGGCGCGCTGGTACATCGGCGGCCTGCTCGCCCACGCCCCGGCCGTGCTCGCCTTCACGAACCCGACGATGAACAGCTACAAGCGTCTCGTCAAGGGCTACGAGGCGCCGGTCAACCTCGTGTACTCGGCGGGCAACCGCTCGGCGGCGATCCGCATTCCGATCACCGGATCCAACCCGAAGGCCAAGCGCATCGAGTTCCGCGCGCCGGACGCGTCGAGCAACCCGTATCTGGCCTTCGCCGCGCAGATGATGGCGGGCCTGGACGGCATCAAGAACCGCATCGAGCCGCACGAGCCCGTGGACAAGGACCTGTACGAGCTTCCCCCCGAGGAGGCGAAGAACATCCCGCAGGTGCCGAACTCGCTGCTGGACTCGCTGGATGCTCTGGCGGCCGACCACGAGTTCCTGCTCGCCGGAGGCGTGTTCACGCCGGAACTGATCGAGACGTGGATCGAGTACAAGATCGAGAACGAGATCAAGCCGCTCTCGGCTCGCCCGCACCCGTTCGAGTTCGAGCTGTACTTCGGAGTCTGA
- a CDS encoding RDD family protein, which yields MLRTAGYAGGVTHEAQSYPGERLGRPPAGSGSIARLGRRVGALFIDYGAAYLISGFFGWDPLAILAIFAAIQIVFIPTIQGSPGHRILGMRVVRVDGSWVGLWRPIIRTALLIVVIPAVIWDADQRGLHDKVAGTVLIRA from the coding sequence ATGTTACGAACGGCTGGTTACGCTGGGGGAGTGACTCACGAAGCGCAGAGCTATCCCGGCGAACGGCTGGGCCGTCCACCGGCCGGAAGCGGCTCGATCGCACGCCTCGGGCGCCGCGTCGGCGCGCTGTTCATCGATTACGGCGCGGCCTACCTGATCTCCGGGTTCTTCGGGTGGGACCCGCTCGCGATCCTGGCCATCTTCGCGGCGATCCAGATCGTCTTCATCCCGACGATCCAAGGCAGCCCGGGGCACCGGATCCTCGGGATGAGGGTGGTCCGGGTGGACGGATCGTGGGTCGGGCTGTGGCGTCCGATCATCCGGACCGCGCTGCTGATCGTGGTGATCCCCGCGGTCATCTGGGACGCCGATCAGCGCGGACTGCACGACAAGGTCGCCGGTACCGTCCTCATTCGCGCGTAG
- a CDS encoding DUF4191 domain-containing protein has product MAARSTSPEKRPGFFSQIRTLFTFTQKAYPWLPWLLAAILLTGIGVGVLVGFLLPPVAIWSIILWSLTGLMLGVLGSLMTMTRLSTNAMYKQIDGMPGAAGHVLSTSLGRKWQSSEMPVGVNPKTQDAVYRAVGRGGIVIVGEGSRGRLTRLINDERSKAQRVATGVPVHVFYVGHGQDEVPIAKLASTIKSLPTKIDRATMAAVIKRLSSVSQSLASLPIPKGIDPTKARAPRPR; this is encoded by the coding sequence ATGGCAGCACGCAGTACCTCGCCCGAGAAACGGCCCGGATTCTTCTCCCAGATCCGCACTCTGTTCACGTTCACGCAGAAGGCCTATCCGTGGCTCCCCTGGCTCCTGGCGGCGATCCTGCTCACCGGGATCGGCGTGGGTGTGCTCGTAGGCTTCCTGCTGCCTCCGGTGGCGATCTGGAGCATCATCCTGTGGAGTCTGACGGGCCTGATGCTCGGCGTGCTCGGGTCGCTGATGACGATGACCCGGCTCTCCACCAACGCCATGTACAAGCAGATCGACGGGATGCCGGGTGCCGCCGGTCACGTGCTGTCGACGTCACTGGGACGCAAGTGGCAGTCCAGCGAGATGCCGGTGGGTGTGAACCCCAAGACCCAGGACGCGGTGTACCGCGCGGTCGGCCGTGGCGGCATCGTCATCGTCGGCGAGGGCTCCCGCGGCAGACTGACGCGCCTCATCAACGATGAGCGCTCGAAGGCCCAGCGCGTGGCCACCGGAGTGCCGGTGCATGTGTTCTACGTGGGCCACGGCCAGGACGAGGTCCCCATCGCGAAACTCGCCTCCACGATCAAGTCGCTGCCGACCAAGATCGACCGGGCCACCATGGCCGCGGTCATCAAGCGACTCAGTTCGGTGTCGCAGTCGCTGGCGTCCCTGCCGATCCCGAAGGGCATCGACCCCACCAAGGCGCGCGCTCCCCGCCCACGCTGA